In Mycteria americana isolate JAX WOST 10 ecotype Jacksonville Zoo and Gardens chromosome 3, USCA_MyAme_1.0, whole genome shotgun sequence, a single genomic region encodes these proteins:
- the LOC142407296 gene encoding baculoviral IAP repeat-containing protein 5-like isoform X2 has translation MAAGAEALPEEWRLYLVPARAATFRNWPFTEGCSCTPERGGTQKTLRGLRFSLPSERSY, from the exons atggcggcgggcgcggaggcgcTGCCCGAGGAATGGCGGCTCTACCTCGTCCCCGCCCGCGCCGCCACCTTCCGCAACTGGCCCTTCACCGAGGGCTGCTCCTGCACGCCCGAGCGG GGAGGAACACAAAAAACACTCCGCGGGCTGCGGTTTTCTCTCCCTTCAGAAAGATCCTACTAA
- the LOC142407296 gene encoding baculoviral IAP repeat-containing protein 5-like isoform X1: protein MAAGAEALPEEWRLYLVPARAATFRNWPFTEGCSCTPERMAAAGFVHCPSENGPDVAQCFFCFKELEGWEPDDDPLEEHKKHSAGCGFLSLQKDPTNLTLQEFLKLDKERMKNAINKEISQKVTEVEDAAKSVRREIENLVS, encoded by the exons atggcggcgggcgcggaggcgcTGCCCGAGGAATGGCGGCTCTACCTCGTCCCCGCCCGCGCCGCCACCTTCCGCAACTGGCCCTTCACCGAGGGCTGCTCCTGCACGCCCGAGCGG ATGGCGGCGGCGGGTTTCGTGCACTGCCCCAGCGAGAACGGCCCTGACGTGGCGCAGTGCTTCTTCTGCTTCAAggagctggagggctgggagccCGACGACGACCCCCT GGAGGAACACAAAAAACACTCCGCGGGCTGCGGTTTTCTCTCCCTTCAGAAAGATCCTACTAACCTGACACTGCAGGAGTTCCTGAAGCTGGACAAAGAACgaatgaaaaatgcaatt AATAAAGAAATTTCACAGAAGGTGACCGAGGTTGAAGATGCAGCCAAGAGTGTGCGTCGTGAAATAGAGAATCTGGTGTCCTAG